A single genomic interval of Abditibacteriota bacterium harbors:
- a CDS encoding polyribonucleotide nucleotidyltransferase, translating to MPIYRVEKEIAGKTYIIESGKLAGQANGAVTVRCNDTIVFASACMTKEPKEGMNFFPLTVDFEERKYAVGKIAGGFNKRDGKPSERAILISRLIDRPMRPLFPQGMRNDVQIVVMPLAAEEASPLDLLSVIAASAATAISDIPWDGPLGCATVCRVDGEFIASPSRSQLEASDMELFIAGRDSKLLEIELEAKEVSEDDLEEALTLAHSVCDQFVALQNELIAMCGKPKAEIPILEPDPEFTEEIALKVNDKIIDAIRNPEAAGKESAIFDLRDELQAELAEEYEERAEEIPDILEKLIKKQVRHMVIDEGKRADGRALDEIRPLSCEVGVLPRVHGNGLFSRGQTQVMTTLTIGSLDDTQLIDNLEEDYEKHFLHYYNFPPYSVGEVRPMRGAGRREIGHGALAEKALRPVMPSKEEFPYTMILVSDTFESNGSTSMASTCGSTLALMDGGIKIKAPVAGISIGLMSDEEHEVILTDIQGLEDFTGDMDFKVAGTRDGITAIQVDTKTHGLSRSAVSNALIAARKARYTILDLIESVIPEPRAEMSPYAPRVYTIMIDPEKIGDVIGPGGKVIKKIQADTGAKISIEDDGTVYVASTDADGADRAIATIKTLTMVPEPGMIFEGPVVRIESFGAFVELAPGKDGLCHISELTPERLGKTEDYCSLGDILKVKVKEISDDGKVRLTHKEFCDTSKIKHSSGHSSGHSSGKKPDQSRRNKEKLNIIFREKK from the coding sequence ATGCCCATATACAGAGTAGAAAAAGAGATTGCGGGCAAGACCTATATCATCGAGTCGGGCAAGCTGGCGGGCCAGGCCAACGGCGCCGTCACCGTCCGATGCAACGACACCATAGTTTTTGCCTCTGCTTGTATGACCAAAGAGCCAAAGGAAGGGATGAATTTCTTTCCTTTGACCGTGGATTTTGAAGAGAGAAAGTATGCCGTAGGCAAGATAGCCGGCGGCTTCAACAAACGGGACGGCAAGCCCTCCGAGAGAGCCATACTGATCTCGAGACTCATAGACAGACCCATGAGGCCCCTGTTCCCTCAGGGCATGAGGAATGACGTACAGATAGTGGTCATGCCTCTTGCCGCCGAGGAAGCCAGCCCTCTGGACCTGCTCAGCGTCATAGCCGCCTCCGCGGCCACCGCCATTTCCGACATCCCCTGGGACGGCCCTCTGGGCTGCGCCACCGTATGCCGGGTGGACGGCGAGTTCATAGCCAGCCCTTCCCGGTCCCAGCTGGAAGCCTCCGATATGGAGCTCTTTATAGCCGGCCGGGACAGCAAGCTGCTGGAGATCGAGCTGGAGGCCAAAGAGGTCTCCGAGGATGACCTGGAGGAAGCCCTCACCCTGGCTCACAGCGTCTGCGACCAGTTCGTGGCCCTGCAGAACGAGCTCATAGCCATGTGCGGCAAGCCCAAGGCCGAGATCCCCATTCTGGAGCCCGACCCCGAGTTCACCGAAGAGATCGCCCTCAAGGTCAACGACAAGATCATCGACGCCATCCGCAACCCCGAAGCGGCAGGCAAGGAGTCTGCCATATTCGACCTGCGTGACGAGCTGCAGGCTGAGCTGGCCGAAGAGTACGAAGAGAGAGCCGAGGAGATCCCCGACATTCTGGAAAAGCTCATCAAAAAGCAGGTGCGCCATATGGTCATCGACGAAGGCAAGCGCGCCGACGGCAGAGCCCTCGACGAGATCAGGCCTCTGTCCTGCGAAGTGGGAGTATTGCCCAGAGTCCATGGCAACGGTCTCTTTTCCAGAGGCCAGACCCAGGTGATGACCACCCTGACCATCGGCAGCCTGGACGACACCCAGCTTATCGACAATCTGGAAGAAGATTATGAGAAGCATTTTCTCCACTACTACAACTTCCCTCCTTACTCGGTAGGCGAGGTGCGCCCCATGAGAGGCGCCGGCAGGAGAGAGATAGGTCACGGCGCTCTGGCCGAGAAGGCCCTGCGGCCCGTGATGCCCTCCAAGGAAGAATTTCCCTATACCATGATACTGGTCTCCGACACCTTTGAGTCCAACGGCTCCACCTCCATGGCTTCCACCTGCGGTTCCACCCTGGCGCTCATGGACGGCGGTATCAAGATCAAGGCTCCCGTAGCCGGTATTTCCATCGGTCTCATGAGCGACGAAGAGCACGAGGTCATCCTCACCGACATACAGGGTCTGGAAGACTTTACCGGCGACATGGACTTCAAGGTAGCCGGCACCAGAGACGGCATCACCGCCATTCAGGTGGACACCAAGACCCACGGTCTGTCCCGCAGCGCAGTATCCAATGCCCTCATCGCGGCCAGGAAGGCCAGATACACCATTCTGGACCTCATCGAGAGCGTGATACCCGAGCCCAGAGCGGAAATGTCGCCCTACGCTCCCAGAGTCTATACCATCATGATCGATCCCGAAAAGATCGGCGACGTCATAGGCCCCGGCGGCAAGGTGATCAAGAAGATACAGGCCGACACAGGCGCCAAGATCTCCATCGAGGACGACGGCACCGTGTACGTGGCTTCCACAGACGCCGACGGCGCCGACAGAGCCATAGCCACCATCAAGACCCTGACCATGGTCCCCGAGCCCGGCATGATATTCGAAGGCCCGGTGGTGAGGATCGAGAGCTTCGGAGCCTTTGTGGAACTGGCCCCCGGCAAGGACGGCCTGTGCCATATATCCGAGCTCACTCCCGAACGTCTGGGCAAGACCGAGGATTATTGCTCCCTGGGCGACATCCTCAAGGTGAAGGTCAAGGAGATCAGCGATGACGGCAAGGTGCGCCTGACCCACAAGGAGTTTTGCGACACCAGCAAGATCAAGCACTCCTCCGGCCATTCCTCCGGACATTCCTCCGGCAAAAAGCCCGACCAGTCACGGAGAAACAAGGAAAAGCTGAATATCATCTTCAGAGAAAAGAAATAA
- a CDS encoding DeoR/GlpR transcriptional regulator encodes MKAEGVIRISELVPKVASSMMTIRRDLDEMESRGLLTRIHGGAVLAKESKKDSLQPSFQQRMEEHIKEKKHIARLAARMVENGDILYLDGGTTPYLMLDFIDPDICFTVITTALMTATKASSFSNANVICIGGSIHKSSYSTTGTIAIENIDKFHANKAFISTKAFALPLGCYEADMNLIETKKAIVRNADEIILLADFSKFSGKSLCPSVTLSSINKVVTDAATDANILKTLTDKGIEVVK; translated from the coding sequence TTGAAGGCAGAGGGTGTGATCCGCATTTCCGAACTGGTACCCAAGGTAGCCAGCTCCATGATGACTATCAGACGCGATCTGGACGAGATGGAGAGCCGGGGCCTTCTGACCCGTATCCATGGCGGAGCCGTACTGGCCAAGGAGAGCAAAAAGGACTCTCTGCAGCCTTCCTTCCAGCAAAGGATGGAGGAGCACATCAAAGAAAAGAAGCACATAGCCAGGCTGGCGGCGCGCATGGTGGAAAACGGCGATATATTGTATCTTGACGGAGGCACCACTCCTTATCTGATGCTGGACTTTATCGATCCGGACATCTGCTTTACAGTCATCACCACTGCTCTGATGACCGCTACCAAGGCGTCATCCTTCAGCAACGCGAACGTGATCTGTATCGGAGGCAGCATCCACAAGAGCTCCTATTCCACCACCGGCACCATAGCCATAGAGAACATCGACAAGTTTCATGCCAACAAGGCGTTCATCAGCACCAAGGCTTTTGCTCTGCCTCTGGGCTGCTACGAGGCCGACATGAATCTCATCGAGACCAAGAAGGCCATAGTCCGCAATGCCGACGAGATCATTTTGCTGGCTGACTTTTCCAAGTTCAGCGGCAAATCACTGTGCCCCTCGGTGACTCTTTCCAGCATCAACAAGGTGGTCACCGACGCCGCTACCGACGCCAACATCCTCAAGACCCTGACGGACAAAGGCATCGAAGTGGTCAAATAA
- the rpsO gene encoding 30S ribosomal protein S15 → MTMDKAKKSQIISEYAQKEGDTGSPEVQIALLTSRINTLTEHLKTHHKDHHSRRGLLMMVGHRKGLLKYLYNKDIAKYRELISRLGIRDIKK, encoded by the coding sequence ATCACAATGGACAAAGCCAAAAAAAGCCAAATCATCAGCGAATATGCTCAGAAGGAAGGAGACACCGGTTCTCCCGAGGTACAGATAGCTCTTCTGACCAGCCGTATCAACACGCTGACAGAGCATCTGAAGACCCATCACAAGGACCATCATTCGAGAAGAGGCCTGCTCATGATGGTAGGTCACAGAAAGGGACTCCTGAAATATCTCTACAACAAGGACATTGCGAAATACAGAGAGCTCATCTCCCGTTTGGGCATAAGAGACATCAAGAAATAA
- a CDS encoding LptF/LptG family permease, producing MRLLDKYLIREMAGPFLLGFFLILILVFGNIVYANLNLIVSRLPQWRLVACYLLCRLPGCVLISLPAGAIFGTCMGLGRLARENELTAIGIGGIRPGRILRAALCFGVILTVLGYAFQEYAVVRSESAADSIMKRIYSVPGDLPIEPDIFVKSGDYCIRVANIERRDGVIVYHRVMLFSLDRSGDYPALVTASSATGDRGVWTLRNGCSYMFDDNGLPGAAIAFETMELQIDTSVFASLVGSRRDNASYSCLQLRDKVRELKKAGIKPGDAELEYAFKQALPLSSLAILLCLAPLCLMLPQKSAGNSLVAGIAVFFVYWNIMWFARVLGQTGGIDPYLAGWSIVICFGVCGTILMAVVNR from the coding sequence ATGCGTTTACTGGATAAATATCTGATAAGGGAAATGGCCGGCCCCTTTTTGCTGGGCTTTTTCCTCATTCTCATTCTCGTGTTCGGCAATATAGTGTATGCCAACCTCAATCTTATCGTGAGCCGTCTTCCCCAGTGGAGACTGGTTGCCTGCTATTTGCTGTGCCGTCTCCCCGGCTGCGTGCTGATCAGCCTGCCGGCCGGCGCCATATTCGGCACCTGCATGGGACTGGGCAGGCTGGCCAGGGAAAACGAGCTCACCGCCATCGGCATAGGCGGCATCCGTCCCGGCAGGATACTCCGGGCGGCTCTGTGCTTCGGCGTCATACTTACGGTCCTGGGGTACGCCTTTCAGGAATATGCCGTGGTCAGATCGGAGTCTGCGGCGGACAGCATCATGAAGCGTATATATTCCGTGCCCGGAGATCTGCCCATCGAGCCCGACATATTCGTCAAGTCAGGTGATTATTGCATCAGAGTGGCCAACATAGAGCGCAGAGACGGCGTCATAGTCTATCACCGGGTCATGCTGTTTTCCCTGGACCGCTCCGGCGATTATCCCGCTCTCGTCACCGCCTCCTCCGCCACCGGCGACCGGGGAGTGTGGACTCTCAGGAACGGCTGCAGCTATATGTTTGACGACAACGGGCTTCCCGGCGCGGCCATAGCCTTTGAGACTATGGAGCTGCAGATAGATACCTCCGTATTCGCCTCTCTCGTGGGCTCCCGCAGGGACAACGCTTCCTACAGCTGTCTCCAGCTCCGGGACAAGGTGAGAGAGCTCAAAAAGGCCGGCATCAAGCCGGGAGACGCAGAGCTGGAATACGCCTTCAAGCAGGCGCTGCCTCTGTCCTCTCTGGCCATATTGCTGTGTCTTGCCCCTCTGTGCCTCATGCTCCCTCAAAAAAGCGCCGGCAACTCTCTGGTGGCCGGCATAGCAGTGTTTTTCGTCTATTGGAATATCATGTGGTTTGCCCGGGTGCTGGGACAGACCGGAGGGATAGATCCCTATCTGGCAGGCTGGAGCATAGTCATATGCTTCGGCGTGTGCGGAACGATCCTGATGGCGGTGGTGAACAGATGA
- the nrdR gene encoding transcriptional repressor NrdR: MICPFCGSSSDKVLESRSGKNKAELRRRRECLSCGRRFTTKETVVNISPMIVKRNGQREIFSQDKLIRGIQIACNKRPVSSETIAGIAKELEQRCIQCGDSEVTSGTLGKWVSEELKKTDMVAYIRFMSVYMHFESIEQFSKLINSGEDDEA; encoded by the coding sequence ATGATATGTCCTTTTTGCGGATCCAGCAGCGACAAGGTCCTCGAATCCCGATCCGGCAAAAACAAAGCCGAGCTCCGTCGGCGCCGTGAGTGTCTGTCCTGCGGCAGACGCTTTACCACCAAGGAGACGGTAGTCAACATCTCGCCCATGATAGTCAAGCGCAACGGCCAGCGGGAGATCTTCAGTCAGGACAAGCTCATCAGAGGCATACAGATAGCCTGCAACAAGAGACCCGTGTCCAGCGAGACCATCGCCGGTATAGCCAAGGAGCTGGAGCAAAGGTGCATCCAATGCGGAGACTCAGAGGTCACCAGCGGCACTCTGGGCAAATGGGTATCCGAAGAACTGAAAAAGACAGATATGGTGGCCTATATCAGATTTATGTCTGTATATATGCACTTTGAGAGCATAGAGCAATTCAGCAAACTTATCAACAGCGGAGAAGACGATGAAGCTTAG
- a CDS encoding DUF1559 domain-containing protein, whose protein sequence is MKKGFTLIELLVVIAIIAILAAILFPVFAQAREKARQTQCISNAKQIGTAMFLYASDWDECFPAMSYEAANSYGLPPDATEAWYGAWANPWAGNNNYKEFIQKYSFRALLDVYIKNRSLWICPSDAQGDKAFALDKVLRYCDFNLRIPIFWTSAGTNPYVGTPCPINTVKYPADFVMLFEAFPFHDTETYSDSGYTGLWAPQDKIVCIFTDGHVTATPLSKVWRKMSNACPQGGYATWQPYRGWDTGMPAHNDNVGYFSLEAKDTNR, encoded by the coding sequence ATGAAAAAAGGATTCACTCTTATTGAACTGTTGGTGGTTATTGCGATCATCGCTATTCTTGCCGCTATATTGTTTCCCGTTTTTGCTCAGGCGAGAGAAAAAGCCCGTCAGACTCAGTGTATCAGCAATGCAAAACAGATAGGAACAGCAATGTTTTTATATGCGAGCGACTGGGACGAATGTTTTCCCGCGATGAGTTACGAAGCGGCGAATTCATATGGGCTTCCGCCAGATGCCACAGAGGCCTGGTATGGCGCATGGGCAAATCCATGGGCCGGAAACAATAATTATAAGGAATTTATCCAAAAATACTCTTTCAGGGCTCTGCTTGACGTCTATATAAAAAACAGATCTTTGTGGATATGCCCTTCCGATGCGCAAGGCGATAAAGCGTTTGCGCTGGATAAAGTATTGCGGTATTGTGATTTTAACCTTCGCATCCCTATCTTTTGGACAAGTGCGGGAACGAATCCGTACGTAGGTACACCTTGTCCTATTAATACGGTAAAATATCCGGCGGATTTTGTTATGTTGTTTGAGGCTTTTCCTTTTCATGACACGGAAACATATTCGGATTCGGGTTATACGGGTCTTTGGGCTCCACAGGATAAAATCGTATGTATATTTACAGACGGACATGTAACGGCAACTCCCTTGAGCAAGGTTTGGCGCAAAATGTCAAATGCATGTCCCCAGGGCGGATATGCTACGTGGCAGCCATACAGGGGATGGGATACCGGTATGCCTGCTCATAATGATAACGTCGGTTATTTCAGTTTGGAAGCCAAAGATACAAACAGATAA
- a CDS encoding HAD family hydrolase, protein MNTDIRIENDFSHKYPTDVRGDFIPSTNIEVIRQFERGRFGYALFDFDGTISLIREGWQSVMGDLMLEVLSDTPLGREEPGLGAYIDRLIAETTGKQTIYQMIALAEEVSKRGKEPLEPAEYKAEYLRRLLEKIGERRESLRCGAARPEDYLVPGAKEFLLELKDLGLSLYLASGTDQEYVEEESSLLDVGRIFEGNVFGARDDYKSFSKAIVIQQILSDTGIEGHRLLGFGDGFVEIDNTKSAGGIAIGAATNEKDPAFPDEGKRLRLLAVGADVIIPSFSCHSALCRYLMGE, encoded by the coding sequence ATGAACACAGATATTAGGATCGAAAACGATTTTTCCCACAAGTATCCCACGGACGTCAGGGGCGACTTTATCCCCTCCACCAACATCGAGGTGATCAGACAGTTCGAACGGGGCCGCTTCGGATACGCCCTGTTTGACTTTGACGGCACCATATCCCTCATCAGGGAGGGCTGGCAGTCGGTAATGGGCGACCTGATGCTGGAGGTCCTCTCCGACACTCCTCTCGGCAGAGAGGAGCCGGGGCTGGGCGCCTATATAGACCGTCTCATAGCCGAGACCACCGGCAAGCAGACCATCTATCAGATGATCGCCCTGGCGGAGGAGGTCAGCAAGCGGGGCAAGGAGCCTCTGGAGCCGGCTGAATACAAGGCAGAATATCTGAGAAGGCTGCTGGAAAAGATCGGCGAAAGGCGGGAGAGCCTCCGCTGCGGAGCCGCCCGGCCCGAGGACTATCTGGTGCCCGGCGCCAAAGAGTTTCTCCTGGAGCTGAAGGACCTGGGCCTCTCACTGTATCTGGCCAGCGGCACCGATCAGGAATATGTGGAGGAGGAGAGCAGCCTGCTGGACGTGGGCCGCATCTTCGAGGGCAACGTCTTCGGCGCCCGGGACGACTACAAGAGCTTTTCCAAGGCCATAGTGATACAGCAGATACTGTCCGATACCGGCATAGAGGGCCACAGGCTCCTGGGCTTTGGCGACGGCTTTGTGGAGATAGACAACACCAAGAGCGCCGGGGGCATCGCCATAGGCGCCGCCACCAACGAAAAGGACCCCGCCTTCCCGGACGAGGGCAAACGCCTGAGACTGCTGGCGGTGGGAGCGGACGTCATCATCCCCAGCTTTTCCTGCCACAGCGCCCTGTGCCGATATCTCATGGGAGAATAA
- a CDS encoding diphosphate--fructose-6-phosphate 1-phosphotransferase, which yields MNNVLIAQSGGPSPVINASLLGILRGVEAFPGRFGRVYGAWHGVEGILTEELLDLSCQDREELELLRTTPAAGAIGTCRYKLKDDNKRDFDRILQVLRAHGIGWFFYIGGNDSMDTANKISLLAREQGMELVCSGVPKTIDNDIGTFEEIDHTPGYGSCAKYWAHYIQCLNEENVGSSTCDPVIVAQAMGRSIGFIGAAARLADPERRFSLQIYLAESGLTLPELADRVNDGLRQHGRVVAVVNEGMDITDVGKARDAFGHVEFSASRTTVAQEVINYLNDAGLPVRGMARCQVPGNDQRNSIINASTVDLKEAEELGVRAVENAVSLGTGYMSSLVREPGPGYRVRYTHMLLSKAANSEKQFPREWIAPSRCDVTDGFVEYARPLMGDDFVSVPIVGGLMRFARLRPVFAEKKLEEYELS from the coding sequence ATGAACAACGTACTTATCGCCCAGTCGGGAGGACCTTCTCCCGTCATAAACGCTTCGCTCCTGGGTATCCTGAGAGGCGTCGAGGCTTTTCCAGGCAGGTTTGGCCGGGTGTACGGTGCCTGGCACGGAGTTGAGGGCATACTCACTGAGGAACTGCTGGACCTCTCCTGTCAGGACAGGGAGGAGCTGGAGCTCCTGAGGACCACTCCCGCCGCCGGCGCCATAGGCACCTGCCGCTACAAGCTGAAGGATGACAACAAGAGAGATTTTGACCGCATCCTGCAGGTGCTGAGAGCCCACGGCATAGGCTGGTTTTTCTACATAGGGGGCAATGACTCCATGGATACGGCCAACAAGATCAGCCTGCTGGCCCGGGAGCAGGGCATGGAGCTGGTGTGCTCAGGAGTGCCCAAGACCATAGACAACGACATAGGCACCTTTGAAGAGATAGACCACACACCGGGCTACGGCTCCTGCGCCAAATACTGGGCCCATTATATACAGTGTCTCAACGAAGAGAACGTGGGCTCCTCCACCTGCGATCCGGTGATAGTGGCTCAGGCCATGGGCCGGAGCATAGGTTTTATCGGAGCCGCCGCCAGGCTGGCCGACCCCGAAAGACGGTTTTCTCTGCAGATATATCTGGCAGAGAGCGGCCTGACCCTCCCGGAGCTGGCCGACAGGGTGAACGACGGCCTCAGACAGCACGGCAGAGTGGTGGCCGTGGTCAACGAGGGCATGGATATCACCGACGTGGGCAAGGCCCGGGACGCCTTTGGCCACGTGGAGTTCTCTGCCTCCAGGACCACTGTGGCCCAGGAAGTGATCAATTATCTCAACGACGCGGGGCTCCCGGTAAGGGGCATGGCCAGATGTCAGGTGCCGGGCAACGATCAGCGCAACAGCATCATCAACGCCTCCACTGTGGACCTGAAGGAGGCGGAAGAGCTGGGAGTCAGGGCCGTGGAAAACGCAGTCTCTCTGGGCACCGGCTATATGTCTTCTCTGGTGAGGGAGCCGGGTCCCGGCTACCGGGTGCGTTACACCCATATGCTGCTGTCAAAGGCGGCCAATTCCGAAAAGCAATTCCCCAGGGAGTGGATAGCGCCCTCGCGCTGCGACGTGACCGACGGCTTTGTGGAATACGCCAGACCTCTCATGGGCGATGATTTTGTCAGCGTGCCCATTGTGGGCGGCCTGATGCGCTTTGCCCGCCTGAGGCCTGTGTTTGCGGAGAAAAAACTGGAAGAGTACGAGTTAAGCTGA
- a CDS encoding carbohydrate kinase yields the protein MDRKRFLELSGQFGSRTIAVIGDFFLDRYLYFDESLREESRETGLAANQVIRVVHSPGAAGNILTNLVKMGAGRVIAVGYTGDDGEGYELRQDVRQLGCSDEYMLLFDRHTCTYTKPQNAALPGLSGEKERYDIKNRTPFTPAEEERLTDKIAAAVEEADGVVIADQSEVEEEGCGLITPRVREALHDLTVKYPAKVFWVDSRLRGHLFANMIVKPNAAEAVGCMMKDAPLTEDNLLLAGKALAERTGKPVFLTRSEQGVSIFDSRGVTLVPARQVEGEIDPTGAGDSFTAGAVLTLAAGGTCREAAETGCLTASVSVKMLGRTGYATCGDILGLLSR from the coding sequence ATGGATAGAAAGCGTTTTCTGGAGCTGTCGGGTCAGTTTGGCTCCCGGACCATAGCGGTCATAGGCGACTTTTTTCTGGACAGATATCTCTATTTTGACGAGAGTCTACGGGAGGAGTCGAGAGAGACGGGTCTTGCTGCCAATCAGGTGATACGGGTCGTTCACAGCCCCGGCGCCGCCGGCAACATACTCACCAATCTGGTGAAGATGGGCGCAGGACGGGTCATTGCCGTGGGCTACACCGGCGACGACGGAGAGGGCTATGAGCTCAGACAGGACGTCAGGCAGCTGGGCTGCAGCGACGAATACATGCTGCTCTTTGACAGACACACCTGCACCTACACCAAGCCTCAGAACGCCGCTCTCCCCGGACTCTCCGGGGAAAAGGAGCGCTACGACATCAAAAACAGGACCCCCTTTACACCGGCGGAGGAAGAGCGTCTGACAGACAAGATCGCCGCAGCCGTGGAAGAGGCGGACGGAGTGGTGATAGCCGACCAGTCCGAGGTGGAGGAGGAAGGCTGCGGCCTCATCACCCCCCGGGTCCGGGAGGCTCTCCATGACCTGACGGTCAAATACCCCGCCAAGGTCTTTTGGGTGGACTCCCGGCTGAGAGGACATCTGTTTGCCAATATGATAGTAAAGCCCAACGCCGCCGAAGCGGTGGGCTGTATGATGAAGGATGCTCCCCTGACTGAGGACAACCTGCTGCTGGCGGGAAAAGCTCTCGCCGAAAGGACCGGCAAGCCCGTATTCCTCACCCGGTCCGAGCAGGGCGTCAGCATCTTTGACTCCCGGGGCGTCACCCTCGTGCCGGCGAGACAGGTGGAGGGCGAGATAGACCCCACCGGCGCGGGAGACAGCTTCACCGCCGGGGCAGTGCTGACTCTGGCGGCAGGAGGAACCTGCCGAGAGGCGGCGGAGACCGGGTGTCTCACAGCCTCCGTCAGCGTGAAAATGCTGGGCCGGACAGGCTATGCCACCTGCGGGGATATCCTTGGACTTTTGTCCCGATAG
- a CDS encoding 6-carboxytetrahydropterin synthase, which translates to MYEIYIEQHFNAAHYLRGYNGPCSSLHGHSYKTGLVFKLDSQDDTGISFDFVEAKRIAAGTMDYLDHTCLNDLEAFKEKNPTAENIARYIYDSIKREVPELWSVSVWESATTCATYYE; encoded by the coding sequence ATGTACGAAATATATATAGAACAGCATTTCAACGCAGCCCATTATCTGAGGGGCTACAACGGTCCCTGCAGCAGTCTCCACGGACACAGCTATAAAACCGGTCTCGTATTCAAGCTGGACAGCCAGGACGATACAGGGATATCCTTTGACTTCGTGGAGGCCAAGCGTATCGCCGCCGGGACCATGGACTATTTGGACCACACCTGTCTCAATGACCTGGAGGCTTTTAAGGAAAAGAATCCCACGGCAGAAAACATTGCCAGGTATATCTACGACAGTATTAAGAGAGAGGTGCCTGAGCTCTGGTCGGTATCGGTATGGGAGTCTGCTACCACCTGCGCTACCTACTATGAATGA